The DNA region GGCCCGGCGCGCCTCCTAGGGCGCGGCGGCGGGAACGGGCACGCAGGTGCCGTCCGCCTCGGTGGCGGGCCGCTCGGCCCGGAGTTCCGCGATGGCGGCCTCGAAGTCCTCGAGTCCGTCGTACGCCTGGTACACGCTGGCGAAGCGCAGGTACGCGACCAGGTCGAGTTCCTTCAGCGGGCCGAGTATGGCCAGCCCGACGTCGTGGGTGGTCAGCTCGGCGTTGCCGCTGGCGCGCACGCACTCCTCGACCCGCTGCCCGAGCTGGGCGAGGGCGTCCTCGGTGACCGGGCGGCCCTGGCAGGCCTTGCGGACTCCGGTGATCACCTTCTGCCGGGAGAAGGGTTCGGTGACGCCGCTGCGCTTGGTGACCATGAGCGCGGCCGTCTCCACGGTGGTGAAACGGCGACCGCAGTCCGGGCACTGTCGACGACGGCGGATGGAGCTGCCGTCCTCGGTGGTCCGGCTGTCGACGACGCGACTGTCGGAGTGCCGGCAGAAGGGGCAGTGCACCTGGGGATCCCTCCCTGGCAGGACGTGCGGACCGGTTGAGTCTATGCGATGTGCCCCCGGCCTCGGCAAGCTGATCATGCGACGCGACCACTAGTACTGGGCACGGAGAGGACTCTAGCCACTACATGTAGGCCTTCGGGGGAAGAGACACCCCTGGCGTGTCGGCGCCGATTAGACTGCCGGAGTCGACATCCGGTCGAACATTTACTCGATGTACAACAAAGCCTTGATCGAGTCAGCCAACTCCCGAATAATTCACTCGAACGTGTGTTTGGCGCAACCTTTCGATAGGAGGTGCGTTGGGCTGGAAAAGGGAGAGGACAGCCGTCGAGAGGGGCCGCCGTGAACACCATCGAAAGCAACACCATCCCGGTGCAGGAACACTCCCAGTTCAAGGTGGGGCAGCGCACCACGAATCAGCAGAGCGTGGACATCAGCATGGACCGTAGCGAAGACCACCGCCTCTCCGGCCCGGCCGTTTCCACCACGGGCCGCGTCCCCGACCAGCCGATCGAACACTCCACCACAATGGACGACACCCACTCCTCCCCGGCCCGCGCCATGCCCGGCCGCCCCCCCGGCATCCGCACCGACGAGGCCGGCCTCACCGAGCGCCAGCGCCGGGTGATCGAGGTCATCCGGGACTCCGTCCAGCGCCGCGGCTACCCGCCGTCCATGCGCGAGATCGGCCAGGCCGTGGGCCTGTCCAGCACCTCCTCGGTCGCCCACCAGCTGATGGCCCTGGAGCGCAAGGGCTTCCTCCGCCGCGACCCGCACCGCCCGCGCGCCTACGAGGTCCGCGGCGTCGAGGTGGCCCGCCCCAACACCGCCGAGACGGCCGGGCGCCCCTCCACCTCCTACGTGCCGCTGGTCGGCCGGATCGCCGCCGGCGGTCCGATCCTGGCCGAGCAGACCGTCGAGGACGTCTTCCCGCTGCCCCGCCAGCTGGTCGGCGAGGGCGAGCTGTTCGCGCTCACCGTGCGCGGCGACTCGATGATCGAGGCGGCCATCTGCGACGGCGACTGGGTCACCGTGCGCCGCCAGCCGGTCGCCGAGAACGGCGACATCGTGGCCGCGATGATCGATGGCGAGGCCACCGTCAAGCGGCTCAAGCGCGAGGACGGCCGGATCTGGCTGATGCCGCACAACCCGGCGTACGAGCCGATCAACGGCGACAACGCCACCATCCTGGGCAAGGTCGTCGCCGTCCTGCGCCGCCTCTGACCTCCACGCACACCACCGCACCACCGGAGAGGGGCTCCACCGCGACTGCGGGGAGCCCCTCCGGCGTTCAGGAGTCAGGTCAGGAGTCAGGGCCTCAGCCCCGCTTCACCACCGGCCGCACCGGCGGCGCCGAGGCGTCGATCGCCGCCAGCGAGCGGCGCACCTGGTTGCGGTCCGTGGTGTACCAGAACTCCGGCATCGAGGACCGGAAGAAGCCCCCGTACCGCTTGGTCTCCACCCGCGGGTCGAGCACCGCCACCACACCCCGGTCGTCCGCCGCGCGTACCAGCCGGCCCGCGCCCTGCGCCATCAGCAGTGCCGCGTGGGTCGCCGCGACGGCCATGAAGCCGTTCCCGCCGTGCTGTTCGACGTCCTTCTGACGGGCGCTCATCAGCGGGTCGTCCGGCCGCGGGAAGGGGATGCGGTCCATCACGACCAGCTGGCAGGCCGAGCCGGGGACGTCCACGCCCTGCCACAGCGAGAGCGTGCCGAACAGGCAGGTGGTCGCGTCCGAGGCGAACTCCCGGATCAACTCGCCCAGGGTGTCCTCCCCCTGGAGCAGGATCCGGTGGTCCAGGCGCTCCCGCATCGCCTCGGCGGCCGCCTGGGCGCCGCGCATCGAGGAGAACAGGCCCAGCGTCCGCCCGCCGGCCGCGCCGATCAGCTCCTCCAACTCGTCCAGCATGTCCGGCCGTTCGGGATCGCGCCCGGGATCGGCGAGGTGCTTGGCGACGTACAGGATGCCCTGCTTGGGGTACTTGAACGGCGAACCGACGTCGATCCCCCGCCAGTGCGGGACGGCATCCTCGCCGAAGCCCGGCTCCGGGTTGTCGCCGGGCGTGCGCTGGTCCGGCAGCCGGGTCTCCTTGGGCAGGCCGACCGAGCCTGCCACGCCGTTGAAGTCCCCGCCGAGCTTGAGGGTGGCGGAGGTGAGCACCACCGAGCGCTCCTTGTACAGGCCCTCGCGCAGCAGCCCGGACACGCTCAGCGGCGCGACCCGCAGCGAGGCGGTGCCGAGCCCGTAGCGGTCGCTGCGCTCGATCCAGACCACGTCGTACTCGGAGTCCTCCAGCAGCCGCTCGGCGGTCTCGTGCAGCGTCTCGGCCGAGGCCATCGCCTGCTTGCGGACCGCGTCCTCGTCGCTGAGCCCCTTGTCCCTGGTCTCGCCGAGCGAGGTGATCACCTGCCGGGCGGCGTCCCGGATCGCGGTGACCGCGTACGCCAGGTACTCGGGCAGCTCCTCGACCCGGCCGGGCTGGGCGGTCTCCATCAGGCCGTGGTAGTTCTCGGCGGCGGCCTGCAGCTGGTCCACGGCCTTCTCGTTGGCCAGCCGGGCCGCCCGCTTCACCGCCCGGTTGACGGCGCCGACGGTCAGCTCGGCGGTCGCCGCGCCGGTGACCCGGTTGACCAGCTCGTGCGCCTCGTCCACGATCAGCAAACCGTGCTCGGGCAGCACCGGCGCGCCCTCGATCGCGTCGATCGCGAGCATCGCGTGGTTGGTGACCACGACGTCCGCCAGCTTGGCCCGCTCCCGGGCCTTCTCCGCGAAGCACTCCTGCCCGTACGCGCAGCGGGTGGCGCCCAGGCACTCCTTGGAGCTGACGGACAGCTGCGCCCAGGCCTTGTCCGAGACGCCGGGGCTCATGTCGTCCCGGTCCCCGGTCTCGGTCTCCTCCGCCCAGTCGCGCAGCCGCAGCACCTCCTGGCCGAGCTTGCCGGTGGGGCCGCCGAGCGCGTCCACCGGGTCGAACAGGCCCTCGCCCTCGTCGCTCGGGGTGCCCTCGTTGGCCCGGTGCAGGCACAGGTAGTTGGAGCGGCCCTTGAGCATCGCGTACAGCGGGCGGCGGCGCAGCACCGGGTGCAGCGCCTCGACCGTGCGCGGCAAGTCCCGCTCCACCAGCTGGCGTTGCAGCGCCAGGGTGGCGGTGGCGACCACCACGCGGTCGCCGTGGGCGAGCGCCGGTACCAGGTAGGCGAGGGACTTGCCGGTGCCGGTGCCGGCCTGCACGAGCAGGTGCTCGGCGTGCTCGACGGCGTCGGCGACGGCCTCGGCCATCCGCACCTGGCCGGGGCGCTCCACGCCACCAACGGCCTCGACCGCGGCGTGCAGCAGCTCGGGGATCCGCGAGCGCGGGACGGTGACGGCTTCCTCGGCCTCGTCGCCGAGGTCCGTCGCCCGCTGGGATTCGGAGTCGTGGGATTCGGAGTCGTTCGTCATGACCCTTCCACCCTACGGGGCGGGGGTGACAATCCGGTCCCGCTGGGCCGGAGGACGCACCTCCACGACGACCAGCGCGTTCGGCACCGTCCCGTGCCGCACGGCGTGCGGGCGGTGCGGGCGGTCCTGGTAACCGTCCATGATCAGCCGGTTGCGGTTGAGGCAGAGCCGGTCGATCCGGGGCCGGAACAGGTCGAACAGCTCGAAGCGCTCGCGCAGCTCGGGGAAGCGGTCCTGGTAGCGGTGGATCTCGGTGCGCAGCAGGGCCCAGAACTCGGTCTCGGGCAGTCCGGTCTGCGCCTCCAGCAGCGGGGCGAGGTAGCGGAAGACGCCGATGAACAGCCCGGAGTGGATGAACTGGCAGAGCCCCTGGGGGTCGTCCCGCAGCAGCACGCCGGCGGCCTCGGCGGGCAGGTCGCGCAGTTCGGGCAGGTCCTGGTCGCTGAGGTTGACGTCGTCGACGAAGTCCTTGACCGCGAGCCGGGTCGGGGTGCCACGGTCGTCGAAGACCACGATGGCGTTCTCGCCGTGCGGGGAGAAGACCAGTCCGTAGCGGTAGAGGAAGTGCAGCAGCGGCGGCAGCATCGCGGCGAACAGCCGGCCGGTCCACTCGGCGGGGGTGAGGCCGGAGCGGGCGATCAGCTCGGCGGCGAGCGCGCGCCCGTCGGAGCCGGTCTGCAGCAGGGCGGCGAGGGTGCGGGCGCGTTCGTCCGCGGCGAGGAAGGGGCCGAGCGGTTCGCGCCAGATCGCGCCGAGCAGTTCCTTGTACTGGTACGGCGATTCGGGCATCTCCCGGTAGAGGGGGTGGTCGACGGTGACGGAGGCGATCTCGCCGAGCAGGATCACCCGGCACTCGTCCCGCAGGTACGGGTCGGCGTCGCGCAGCCCGTGCAGCCAGGCGGTGACGGCGGGCGCGGCGAGGGTCCGTTCGACCGGCAGGCCGCGCCAGACCAGGGTGTTCAGGATGGACAACGGCAGCTTGACCGTGCAGCGCTCGGGGTGGGCGGTGTTGAAGAAGGAGCGGATGGACTGCTGGGGCAGCCGTGGGTCGCCGTCCGAGGGCAGCGGGACGATCTCGCCGGAGGCGATCCAGGGCGCGAACAACGGCAGGATCGTCTCGTCCCACTGCCAGGGGTGGACGGGCAGCAGCAGGTAGTCGTCGGCGCCGGCCCCGAGCGGGGCGCGCAGCGCGTCGAGGTCGTCCACTTCGCGGCCGTACAGCTGCTCGGGGTGTTCCAGACCGGGCACGCCGCGGTACTGGGCGAGCCGGCGGTGGACGGCGATCCAGGGCAGCGGGCGCGGGCTGCGGGCCTCCGGAGTCCAGCGGGCGGCGTCGGTGCCGGAGAAGCCGATCCGGCCCTTGCTGGGGACGATCCACGGGTGGCCGCCCTGCCGCCCCTCCAGCGCGGGGTGGTCGAGGTCGGCGAGTTCGGCGGCGGTGAGCGCGGTGGCCAGCTGGCGGGCGTCGGCGGTCAGGGTGGCGGTGAGCTCGCGGATCAGGTGGGCGGTGGTCCCGCCGCGCATCCCGAGGGTCTCCCGGGCGTACGGGAGGAAGCGCAGCGGGTCCAGGCCGTCCGGCTGCGAGCAGCGGATCGACTCCGGGTCGACCTGCCAGCTGTCGTAGGCGCCGCGCCGGGCGGCGAAGCGGTACTCGGCCCCGGGCAGCTTGAGCAGGTACTCGCCGTCGAGGGCGCCCGGGACGGGCCTGAGCAGGTCCTCGTAGGCGAACTCGCCGAGCATCTTGGCCAGCAGGGCGCGGCCGGCCCGCCGCCAGTGCCCTGCGGTGAGGTGCGGGGGCAGGTAGAGCGGCGGTTCAGCGGCCGACGGTTGCGGCACGGGTCAGCTCCTGGGGGCGGGGGACGACGGTGTCGGGCTGTGCGGTGTGGACGGTCAAAACGGTTGGGACGGTCGAGACGGGCGGGACGGGCGGCGCGAAGCCGGTCCAGGCGGTGCGGTCGGGCAGCCGGTGGACGGTCCGGCCGGTGACGGCGTTGAGGATGACGGCGGCCCGGTGGGCACCGAGCCCCAGGTCGGGGGTGCCGACGCCATGGGTGTGCAGTTCGGCGTTCTGGACGTAGAGGCCGCCGGTGAGCCCGGGCCGGGTGGCGACCCGGTGGTCGAGGTCGACCCGGTAGCGCCCGGACTCGTCCCAGTCGATCAGGTGGGCGAGCGGTTCGAGCGCGGCCGGGCGGGCGGCGCGGTAGCCGGTGGCGAGCACCACGGCGTCGGTGCGCAGCACGTGCTCGGTGCCGGAGTCGGTGTGCCGGCAGTGCAGTTCGAGGCCGCCGCAGGGGCCCGGGCGGGCCTCGGTGACGGCGGTGCCGGGGGTGATCTCGACCGGGGCGGTGTCGATCGGGCGGCCGATGGTGCGCTCGTAGAGGTGGTCGTGGATCTCGGCGAGGGTCTCGGCACTGGCGGCCTTGTGCAGCTGCCACTGGGCGGCGACCAGGGTGTCCCGGACCGGGCCGGGCAGGCTGTGGAAGTAGCGGGTGTAGTCGGGGGTGAAGTGCTCCAGGCCGAGCTTGGAGTACTCCATGGGGGCGAGCGCCCTGGTCCGGGTGAGCCAGCGCAGCCGGACGCCGTCGCCCTCGTGGCGGCGGAGCAGGTCGAGGAAGACCTCGGCGCCGGACTGCCCGCTGCCCACCACGGTGATGTCCCGGGCGCCGGTCAGGTCGGCGCGGCGGTCCAGGTACTCGGCGGAGTGGAAGGCCCGCGGGTGGTTCGCCAGGGCGGCGAAGGCCTCGGGCAGCACGGGGCGGGTGCCGACGCCGAGCGCGAGGTTGCGGGCCCTGACCTCGCTGCGCAGCCCGGTCGCGGTGTCCGTCAACTCGACCCGGAAGCACGCGCCGTCCTCCGGGCCGGCGGCCCAGTGCAGGGCGGTGACCTCGGTGCCGAAGCGGCAGTTGGGCAGCCGTTCGGCGGCCCAGCGGCAGTAGTGGTCGTACTCCCGGCGGGGCAGCTGGAAGCGCTCGGCGAAGTAGAACGGGAACAGCCGGTCCTGGGCGCGCAGGTAGTTGAGGAAGGACCACGGGCTGGTCGGGTCCACCAGCGAGACCAGGTCGGCGAGGAAGGGCACCTGCATCCGGGCGCCGTCCACCAGCATGCCGTGGTGCCAGCGGAACTCCGGGCGCTGGTCGCAGAAGAGGGTGCGCAGTCCGGGTACGGGCTCGGCGAGGGCGGCGAGCGAGAGGTTGAACGGGCCGACGCCGACGCCGAGCAGGTCGTACGGCGGGTCGTGCGGGAGGGAGGTGTCCACTGGGTGTCCTAGGCGGGGTGCGGGTCTCGGTCGCGGACCATCAGGGCGGCGCGCTTGTCGGGCAGGTCGAGTTCGGCGGCGACCCGGAATCCGGCCCGTTCGAAGGCCCGGACCGAGCGCCGGTTGCGGACGTCCGGTTCGGCCACCACCCGTTCGCAGCGCGGCCGTTGCCGGAGAATCATTTCTGCGAGGGCGGCCAGCAGCTGGGCCCCCAGGCCCCGGCCGCGGCTGGCGGCGGGGCCGAGCAGCAGGTGCACGCCGGTGTCGTACGGCCGAGCCGGATAGTGCGCGGCGAGCGGGTCGAGGTCGGCCCGGTAGACCTCCCAGTAGCTCATCGGCGCGCCGTCGAGCAGGCCGAGGCAGGGCAGGCTGCGTCCGTCGCCGTCGAGTTGGGCCCGGACGTGCCGTTCGGTGACGGCGGGCGGCCCGGCGAGCGCCCAGAACTCGTCGACCTCGGGGTCGTTCATCCAGCCGGCGAGCAGTTCCAGGTCGGCGGGCAGCCGGACCGGGCCGAGCCGGAACCGGCCGGCCGGGGTGGGGACTTCGCCCCACCCGGGCAGGTCGTCCGACGAGTTGCCTCCACCTCGCTCCGCTCGGCGGGGGCATTTGCCCACACGCACCTCTTGCCGGTTCACTCTCCCCCGGCCTCCGGCCGGGGGGACCCCCACCGCTCGCGAACTGCCTCCGCCACCGGGTTGGGGATGTCCACGTACACGGACTGGGTGGCGACCGGGCCGACCAGCTCGTCCAGACCGTTGATCCGGGTGAGCAGGTTGGCCTTGCAGGGCAGGGTGGGCGCGTCCAGCAGCAGCGTGGGCAGCGCCGAGCCGGTGGCGGCCGCCCGCGGGCCGGCCAGGAACCGGCGCAGCCCGGCCAGCAGCACCGTTTCGTCGGCGAGCCCCTGGGAGCCGAGGGCGCCGATCAGCCCGAGCACGTGGTTGATGCCGAGGTAGTAGGTGAAGTGGTGGTCGATGACCGCGTCCGGCAGGAAGGTGTCGCTCTGCGCGCCGAGTCCGGGCAGCCGGGCGGTGAGCCGCTCGGCGGCGCTCTCCCGGTAGTAGTAGCCCTGGTTGTCGCGGTAGCGGCCGCCGCTGGGCCAGCCCTCGGCGTCCAGCAGGACGATGCTGTTCTGCTGGTGCGCCTCCAGCGCGATGCCGCCCCGGCCGTCCAGCCAGAGGACGGGCAGCACGACGGCCTCCAGGTAGCGCAGGAACCATTCGGCGGCCACGGTGCGCAGCGGGCGCCCGGTGCGGGCGGCGAGCGAGCGCAGGGTGTCGCCGAGCCGGGAGGGCACGGTGGCGCCGGTGCCGCGCGGCTGTTCGGCGACCAGCCCGGCCACGCACAGGGCGCGCTCGGCGGGCGCGAAGGGCTGGGCGCGCAGCACGGTGTCCAGGCCGCCCGGGTCGCCGAGGCCGGGGTGGTCGACACCGATCCAGGCCGGGTCGCGGACGATGTCGAAGCCGGGGTGGGCGGCCCGCCACTCGGCGGCGAGGCCGCTCTCCAGCAGCCGGTGCATCTCCAGGCCGCGGTGGAGTTCCTTGCGCAGGTTCTCCCGGCGGGAGTTGGTGATCCGCAGGCCGAGCGACAGCTTGAGCATCCACGGCGTGCCGGGCCGGTAGACGGTGCGCACCGAGGAGGTGGGGTACCAGGGCTCGCCGGCCGGGCCGAGGTCGTGCAGCAGCCCCTCGGCGAGCAGCGCGGCGACGGCCGGGCGGTGGGCGAGTTCGCGGGCCTGCCAGGGGTGCAGCGGCAGGGCGGCGGTGCCGGGCGGCAGAGCGGTGCGGTGGCCGAGCAGGGCGGCGGTGAGCCGGTCGGCGCTCTCGGCGACGGCCGAGCCGGCCGCGAGCAGGGCACGGTCGACGGCGTACCAGTGCAGTTGGAAGGAGCCGTGGAGTTCGGGCGAGTAGGCGGCGCTCTGGGCCGGGCCGAGGCCGTCGCGGCTCTTCGGGGTGGGGTGCAGCGGGTGGCCGAGCAGCAGGGACTGCTCGGCGGCGAGGAAGTGGGAGCGTTCCGGTCCGCCGGGTTCGGCGGCGGTGCGGCGGTGGGTGAGGATCTCGGCGGTGCGCACGACCGAGTCGGCGACCCGGGCGGCGAGGTCGGCGACCTGTCCGGGGTCGGGCCGGTCGGCGGCCGCGGCGGCGAGGAGTGCGGCGGCGGTGACGGCGTCCACCGGGGCCTCGGCCCCCTCCGCCACGACACCGCCCTCGCCGGCCGAGAGGGTGGCCGGGCCGAAGCGGTGCCAGCCGCCGGGCGACCAGTAGCGGACCGGGGCGGCGAGCCGGGCGGCGCCGCCGAGGACGTCGATCCGCAGTCGGCCGTCCGGTCCGGGGCGGGCTCCGGTCTCCCGGGTCCAGCAGCGCAACAGGGCTTCCACGGCGGCCTGTTCGGCGGCGACTGCGGGATCGGGGTGCAGCAGCGGGTCGGGCCCGAGCCCGTGTTCCTCGCTCGCCTCCGGACGCTCACGGTCCGGCGCCGACGGTCCTCGCTCCTGCACTCGCTCCGCTCCCTCGTCGCTCGTCACTTTCGGCGCCGGCGCGTCCTTCGGCTCGCAAGGGGGGCCCGCGGTCGGCGGTACGGGCGGGGCTCCGGTGAGGGCGGTGCTCAAGGCTGCTCCTTGGTGCGCGTGGGGGTGCGGACGCGCTGGTGGTGGAGGGGGTCGGCGGGCACTCGCACCGTCGCGTCAGGTAAGGGTTACCTATCCCTGACGGGAGATCACAAGGACTGATCACTCGTCCGGGTGAAGACCGGGGATAGTGCACCACCGGGCGGGGCGGCCCTGCTGTGCCAACGAGAGGAACGGTTCCGCGTCACGGATCGGTGACCTCCGGTCAGCTCCGGAACCCGGGGGGCGGCCGCCGCCGTCCTGCACTGCGATGGAAGACTCCAGGGCGGCGGGCCGCCACACCGGAGTCCGATCCGAGACCGGAATCCGACCGAGCACAGGGGGAAGCGCACAGATGCCATCGATCCACCGGTCAGCCCTGGCCGCCGCCCTGGTCGCCGGAACGCTGCTGGCCGTGAGCGCCTGCGGACCGGACGGCCCGGCGGGCGGCGGCAAGACCGCCGCGCCGCCGCCCGCCGCGGACGCGAGCGCCTCGGCGACCCCGGGCGGCGGCGTCATCGGCGGGATCACCCTGCCGTCCGGCCTGCCGAGCAGCCTGCTGGAGGGCCTGCCGAAGAGCTGGGACGACCTGAAGAAGTGGAAGTTCGACGACTGGGACAAGTGGGCGTCCAAGCACGTCTTCAACAACCCGGTGGTGAAGGACTTCTGGAACCCGGACAAGATGGGCGACGCCAAGCCCGCCGACCCGGCCCCGCCCGCCAAGCCGGCCGCCGACAACGGCGTGACCGACCCGGAGCCGCCGGTGGTCAAGGCCGTCCAGGTGCCCCGCCCGTACCTCAAGCAGCCCTCCGGGAAGGTGTTCTTCTCCGCCCAGGGCGGCCGGGGCAACTGCTCGGCGACGGTGATCGCCGACCCGCAGCACCCGGGCAGGAGCAACCTGGTCTGGACGGCCGCCCACTGCGTCCACGAGGGCAAGGGCGGCGACTTCTACAAGGACCTGGTGTTCGTCCCCGCCTACAACAACTCGGGTGCCTCCAGCGGCGGCAAGAAGGCCCCACTGTCCGAGCTGGCCCCGCTCGGCACCTGGTGGGCCGACCAGGTCGTCACCTCCCCGCAGTGGATGGTGGAGGGCGGCCCGACCGGTGACGCCGCCAACCAGTACGACTTCGCCGTGATGCGCGTGCACAACCAGAACGACACCGGCAAGTCCCTGGAGGAGACGGTCGGTTCGGCCGCCCCGGTGTGGTTCGACGCGCCCCGCGACCAGCTCAGGGTCTCGGCCGTCGGCTACCCGCTGGTCAAGCCGTTCGACGGCCAGGAGCTGTACAGGTGCGACGGCGGCAAGCCCACCCGGCTGTCCTTCGACGCCAAGCGCCCGTCCATGCTGACCATCGGCTGCGACATGACCCAGGGCGCCAGCGGCGGCGGCTGGTTCGCCACCATGCCCGACGGGAAGACCGCCCTGGTCAGCAACACCTCGATCGGCACCCAGGAGCACACCTCGCTGAGCGGGCCGTACCTGGAGACGGTCGCCAAGCAGGCCCTGGACTGGATCTCCAGGAAGCAGTGACCGGCACCACCACGGGGACTCCTCAGCTTGCGCACCATCAGCACCAGCAGCACTGCCAGCACCAACGGAATCACCAGCGCCAATAGCGCCGTCGGCACCAGGGGACGGCGGGTCGCCGCGGCCGGCGCCGCGCTGCTCGCCGCCCTGACGCTCACCGCGGCCGCCTGCGGGCCGGACGGCCCCACCGCCCCGGTCACCCCGCCGGCGGCACTGCCCAAGGCCGCGCCCACCAGCCTGGGTGACCTGAGCGGCTGGAAGCTGGAGGACTGGGCCCGGTACGTCGCCGACAGCGGCTTCACCAACCAGACGGCCCCCGGCTACTGGACGACCGCCCGGATGGCGGCCGCCCGGGCCCGGCCCACCCCCGAGTACTCGCTGACCGCCGCCTCGCCGGCCACCGTCCAGCGGGACGCCCCGCCCGCCGCCGTCCAGGCCCGGCCGCAGCCGCACCCGTACGGCCGGGACTCCGCCCTGGTCGGCAAGCTGCTGATGACCACGCCCCAGGGCGACTCGGCCTGTTCCGCCACGGTGGTCTCCGACCCGCTCGACCCGGGCCGCAGCAACCTGGTCTTCACCGCCGCGCACTGCCTGCACGACGGCAGGGGCGGCGGCTGGGTGAAGAACCTGGTCTTCGTGCCCGCCTTCAACCGGGACGGACAGACGGGCAACCAGGACGGCCGGGGGGCCCGTGGCAAGCCGGACGACGACCGGCAGGCGGCCCCGTACGGCCGCTGGACGGCGGTGCGCGCGCTGGTGTCGCCGACCTGGCTCCAGGAGAGCGGCGTCGGCGCCCACGACCAGTACGACTACGGGATCGTCCGGGTGCGCGCCGAGTCCGGCTCCGGCCCCTCCCTGGAGGAGACCGTCGGCGGTTCCGTCCCGGTCTGGTTCAACGCCCCGCGCGAGCAGGTCACCTCGGCCGCCGCCTTCGGCTACCCGGTCGAGCGGCCCTTCGACGGCATGGAGCTGGAGCACTGCGACTCCACCGCCGCGCCGGGCCGGCTGTCCTTCGACCGGGCCCGCCCGCCGATGTACGTGATCGGCTGCACCATGACCGGCGGCGCGGGCGGCGGCGGCTGGTTCATCACCAAGGACGGCAAGCCCAACCTGGTCAGCGTCAGCTCGATCGGCGACCGCGGCCCGGCCGGGTACCTGGCCGGCCCGTCCCTGCAGGACCAGGCGAAGCAGGCCTTCGACTACTTCGCCAAGAACGTGAAGTAGCCCCCGGACGCGGTCGTCCGGGGGCTGGGCCCGTCCGACAAGATCCGCCGGACGGGCCTCGGCAGGTCGGCTCAGCCCTGCAGCGCGACCGCGAAGTGCTCCAGCTCGGCGGCCAGCTCGGCCGGCACCTTGGCGTGCAGCAGCGTGCCCTCGCCGGTGTGCTCGGTGGCGAGCAGCTCGCCCTCCTTGTGCACCCGGGAGACCAGCGCGCCCTGGGTGTAGGGCACCAGGGCCCGCACCTCGACGGCCGGCCGCGGCAGCTCGTCGTCGATGAGCTTCAGCAGCTCGTCGATGCCCGCGCCGCTGCGGGCCGACACCACGATGGCGTGCGGCTCGCGGCGCAGCAGTCGCTGCAGCACGTGCGGGTCGGCGGCGTCCGCCTTGTTGATCACCACGATCTCGGGCACGTTCTGCGCCTCGACCGAGACGATGACCTCACGGACGGCGGCCAGCTGCGTCTCCGGCTCGGGGTGCGAGCCGTCCACCACGTGCAGGATGAGGTCCGCGTCGGCGACCTCCTCCATGGTCGAGCGGAAGGCCTCGACCAGGTGGTGCGGCAGGTGCCGGACGAAGCCGACGGTGTCGGCCAGGGTGTACAGCCGCCCGCTCGGGGTCTGCGCCCGGCGCACGGTCGGGTCCAGGGTGGCGAACAGCGCGTTCTCCACCAGCACGCCCGCGCCGGTGAGCCGGTTGAGCAGGGAGGACTTGCCGGCGTTGGTGTACCCGGCGATGGCCACGGACGGCACCTGGTGGCGCTTGCGCTCCTGGCGCTTGGTGTCGCGGCCCTTCTTCATGTCGGCGATCTCCTTGCGGAGCTTCGCCATCTTCTCGCGGATCCGGCGCCGGTCGGTCTCGATCTTGGTCTCACCGGGACCACGGGTGGCCATGCCGCCGCCCGAGGAGCCGGAGCCACCGCCACCCATCTGCCGGGACAGCGACTGACCCCAGCCGCGCAGGCGCGGCAGCATGTACTGCATCTGCGCCAGCGAGACCTGCGCCTTGCCCTCCCGGGACTTGGCGTGCTGGGCGAAGATGTCCAGGATCAGGGCCGTCCGGTCGACGACCTTGACCTTGACCACGTCCTCCAGGTGGATCAGCTGGCCGGGGGTGAGCTC from Kitasatospora cathayae includes:
- the nrdR gene encoding transcriptional regulator NrdR encodes the protein MHCPFCRHSDSRVVDSRTTEDGSSIRRRRQCPDCGRRFTTVETAALMVTKRSGVTEPFSRQKVITGVRKACQGRPVTEDALAQLGQRVEECVRASGNAELTTHDVGLAILGPLKELDLVAYLRFASVYQAYDGLEDFEAAIAELRAERPATEADGTCVPVPAAAP
- the lexA gene encoding transcriptional repressor LexA, yielding MDDTHSSPARAMPGRPPGIRTDEAGLTERQRRVIEVIRDSVQRRGYPPSMREIGQAVGLSSTSSVAHQLMALERKGFLRRDPHRPRAYEVRGVEVARPNTAETAGRPSTSYVPLVGRIAAGGPILAEQTVEDVFPLPRQLVGEGELFALTVRGDSMIEAAICDGDWVTVRRQPVAENGDIVAAMIDGEATVKRLKREDGRIWLMPHNPAYEPINGDNATILGKVVAVLRRL
- a CDS encoding ATP-dependent DNA helicase, with the translated sequence MTNDSESHDSESQRATDLGDEAEEAVTVPRSRIPELLHAAVEAVGGVERPGQVRMAEAVADAVEHAEHLLVQAGTGTGKSLAYLVPALAHGDRVVVATATLALQRQLVERDLPRTVEALHPVLRRRPLYAMLKGRSNYLCLHRANEGTPSDEGEGLFDPVDALGGPTGKLGQEVLRLRDWAEETETGDRDDMSPGVSDKAWAQLSVSSKECLGATRCAYGQECFAEKARERAKLADVVVTNHAMLAIDAIEGAPVLPEHGLLIVDEAHELVNRVTGAATAELTVGAVNRAVKRAARLANEKAVDQLQAAAENYHGLMETAQPGRVEELPEYLAYAVTAIRDAARQVITSLGETRDKGLSDEDAVRKQAMASAETLHETAERLLEDSEYDVVWIERSDRYGLGTASLRVAPLSVSGLLREGLYKERSVVLTSATLKLGGDFNGVAGSVGLPKETRLPDQRTPGDNPEPGFGEDAVPHWRGIDVGSPFKYPKQGILYVAKHLADPGRDPERPDMLDELEELIGAAGGRTLGLFSSMRGAQAAAEAMRERLDHRILLQGEDTLGELIREFASDATTCLFGTLSLWQGVDVPGSACQLVVMDRIPFPRPDDPLMSARQKDVEQHGGNGFMAVAATHAALLMAQGAGRLVRAADDRGVVAVLDPRVETKRYGGFFRSSMPEFWYTTDRNQVRRSLAAIDASAPPVRPVVKRG
- a CDS encoding IucA/IucC family protein translates to MPQPSAAEPPLYLPPHLTAGHWRRAGRALLAKMLGEFAYEDLLRPVPGALDGEYLLKLPGAEYRFAARRGAYDSWQVDPESIRCSQPDGLDPLRFLPYARETLGMRGGTTAHLIRELTATLTADARQLATALTAAELADLDHPALEGRQGGHPWIVPSKGRIGFSGTDAARWTPEARSPRPLPWIAVHRRLAQYRGVPGLEHPEQLYGREVDDLDALRAPLGAGADDYLLLPVHPWQWDETILPLFAPWIASGEIVPLPSDGDPRLPQQSIRSFFNTAHPERCTVKLPLSILNTLVWRGLPVERTLAAPAVTAWLHGLRDADPYLRDECRVILLGEIASVTVDHPLYREMPESPYQYKELLGAIWREPLGPFLAADERARTLAALLQTGSDGRALAAELIARSGLTPAEWTGRLFAAMLPPLLHFLYRYGLVFSPHGENAIVVFDDRGTPTRLAVKDFVDDVNLSDQDLPELRDLPAEAAGVLLRDDPQGLCQFIHSGLFIGVFRYLAPLLEAQTGLPETEFWALLRTEIHRYQDRFPELRERFELFDLFRPRIDRLCLNRNRLIMDGYQDRPHRPHAVRHGTVPNALVVVEVRPPAQRDRIVTPAP
- a CDS encoding lysine N(6)-hydroxylase/L-ornithine N(5)-oxygenase family protein, giving the protein MDTSLPHDPPYDLLGVGVGPFNLSLAALAEPVPGLRTLFCDQRPEFRWHHGMLVDGARMQVPFLADLVSLVDPTSPWSFLNYLRAQDRLFPFYFAERFQLPRREYDHYCRWAAERLPNCRFGTEVTALHWAAGPEDGACFRVELTDTATGLRSEVRARNLALGVGTRPVLPEAFAALANHPRAFHSAEYLDRRADLTGARDITVVGSGQSGAEVFLDLLRRHEGDGVRLRWLTRTRALAPMEYSKLGLEHFTPDYTRYFHSLPGPVRDTLVAAQWQLHKAASAETLAEIHDHLYERTIGRPIDTAPVEITPGTAVTEARPGPCGGLELHCRHTDSGTEHVLRTDAVVLATGYRAARPAALEPLAHLIDWDESGRYRVDLDHRVATRPGLTGGLYVQNAELHTHGVGTPDLGLGAHRAAVILNAVTGRTVHRLPDRTAWTGFAPPVPPVSTVPTVLTVHTAQPDTVVPRPQELTRAATVGR